One Luteibacter sp. 9135 DNA segment encodes these proteins:
- a CDS encoding LysR family transcriptional regulator, with translation MFDLRQLRYFVEVAETLSFTQAAQRLHISQPPLSQQIQSLESDLGVRLLDRNRRRVALTEPGRLFLIEAKAILARAESARTVVSEAAAGFTGQLKLAYAVSVSFHPALPETLLRFSHEAPNVSLHLGEMLTGAQYDALLSGQIDVGLLRAHPEGVANARQLNVETIDHEPLVIALPVDHRLARRDAVRMEELAMERWVAPPRAHAATLIDRLSLLADKARFRPNIRQEAQQIPSLLPLVAAGLGLALVPASLRAVHLDGVAFVRVDDPEAYLLLAVASRVDNTSPVLDSFLRTVRQARVKLGLA, from the coding sequence ATGTTTGATCTTCGGCAATTGCGCTACTTCGTCGAAGTGGCGGAAACCCTGAGCTTCACCCAGGCCGCGCAACGACTGCATATTTCGCAGCCGCCGCTGTCGCAGCAGATCCAGTCCCTGGAGTCGGACCTGGGCGTCCGACTGCTCGACCGGAACCGTCGTCGCGTGGCGCTGACCGAGCCGGGGCGCCTGTTCCTCATCGAGGCCAAGGCGATCCTGGCCCGTGCCGAAAGCGCGCGTACCGTGGTCAGCGAGGCGGCCGCGGGGTTCACGGGCCAGCTGAAACTCGCCTACGCCGTTTCCGTGTCCTTCCACCCCGCCCTGCCCGAGACCCTGCTGCGCTTCTCCCACGAAGCGCCCAACGTCAGCCTGCACCTGGGCGAGATGCTGACCGGCGCGCAATACGATGCGCTGCTCAGCGGACAGATCGACGTCGGCCTGCTTCGCGCCCATCCCGAAGGCGTGGCGAACGCGCGCCAGCTGAACGTCGAGACGATCGACCACGAGCCCTTGGTCATTGCCCTGCCCGTCGATCATCGTCTCGCCCGGCGGGACGCGGTACGCATGGAAGAACTGGCGATGGAGCGGTGGGTGGCCCCGCCGAGGGCGCACGCCGCAACCCTGATCGACCGGCTCAGCCTGCTGGCCGACAAGGCACGCTTCCGTCCCAATATCCGCCAGGAGGCCCAGCAGATCCCGTCCCTGCTGCCGTTGGTGGCCGCGGGCCTGGGCCTCGCGCTGGTGCCCGCGTCGCTGCGGGCGGTGCACCTGGATGGTGTCGCCTTCGTGCGCGTGGACGATCCAGAAGCCTACCTGTTGCTTGCGGTGGCCTCGCGCGTGGACAATACCTCGCCCGTGCTGGACAGTTTCCTGCGTACGGTCCGCCAGGCACGCGTCAAGCTCGGCCTCGCCTGA
- the ykgO gene encoding type B 50S ribosomal protein L36, producing the protein MKVLSSLKSAKSRHRDCKVVRRRGKVFVICKSNPRFKARQR; encoded by the coding sequence GTGAAGGTGCTTTCCTCTTTGAAGTCCGCGAAGTCGCGTCACCGTGACTGCAAAGTCGTACGCCGTCGCGGCAAAGTGTTCGTGATCTGCAAGAGCAACCCCCGTTTCAAGGCTCGTCAGCGCTAA
- a CDS encoding GGDEF domain-containing protein translates to MGAFGQRWIAALFVLGMTMAGVCTAASAAGAGIDANAAVSGSGEALSPGAIDDTLREADALKITDFARYSRLVDAMTPMEPRLDNDQRGMLHFLRGWRATWLGDYEAGRGELEKVIDPSVNSVLRVRALATLINLLGVGHRYQEAFQRLAELQELLPSVRDRKARFQALGEASQLLSTAGQFDQAEAYAREMMAQPPPGETICKGAQHLLRARREANRLSSIEPVFEQAIGTCTARHEDVFAESMRADIAAFYLDHGRAADAVALLVAHRDNLRALDYPQLLSEFDAYLARAYLALGDLANARRFGLLAVAGAIRDEFTDPRRTGYLVLYQVEERLGHAPQALAYHEQYMAADKAYLDDIGARSLAFQIVDQQLLARKADVDALNKQNEILRLSGALDRQQVETGRLYIFILGLALVAIVWLVLWLRRSQLRFMKLARRDGLTGICNREHFVEQAERVLAYGARSDRGLCLILFDLDHFKNVNDTFGHAVGDEVLKRAVNVCRRSLHACDVFGRLGGEEFAVLLPDCSPAQARARAEQLRLSIAATSATPSHPELQVTASFGVGSTLQCGYELHRLLVVADAALYRAKRAGRNGVFMGDTGDIPDSPYLTESGA, encoded by the coding sequence ATGGGCGCATTCGGCCAGCGCTGGATCGCGGCCCTGTTCGTGCTCGGCATGACGATGGCCGGGGTGTGTACAGCGGCTTCCGCGGCGGGTGCCGGCATTGATGCCAACGCCGCCGTGTCCGGTTCGGGCGAGGCCCTGTCGCCGGGCGCCATCGACGATACGCTGCGCGAAGCCGACGCGCTGAAGATCACCGACTTCGCCCGCTATTCGCGGCTGGTCGATGCCATGACGCCGATGGAGCCGCGGCTGGATAACGACCAGCGCGGGATGCTGCATTTCCTGCGCGGTTGGCGCGCGACCTGGCTGGGCGATTACGAAGCCGGCCGCGGCGAGCTGGAAAAAGTCATCGATCCGTCGGTGAATTCGGTGCTGCGCGTGCGGGCCCTCGCCACCCTGATCAATCTTCTCGGCGTCGGGCACCGCTACCAGGAAGCCTTTCAACGGCTGGCCGAACTGCAGGAGCTGCTGCCTTCCGTGCGCGATCGCAAGGCGCGTTTCCAGGCACTGGGCGAGGCGTCTCAGCTGCTCAGCACGGCGGGCCAGTTCGACCAGGCCGAGGCGTATGCCCGCGAGATGATGGCGCAGCCGCCACCGGGCGAGACGATCTGCAAGGGCGCCCAGCACCTGTTGCGGGCGCGGCGCGAAGCCAATCGGCTGTCGTCGATCGAGCCGGTGTTCGAGCAGGCCATCGGCACCTGCACCGCCCGGCACGAGGACGTCTTCGCCGAGAGCATGCGCGCGGATATCGCGGCGTTCTATCTCGACCATGGCCGCGCCGCCGATGCCGTGGCGCTGCTGGTCGCGCATCGCGACAACTTGCGGGCGCTGGATTACCCGCAGTTGCTGAGCGAGTTCGATGCGTACCTGGCCCGCGCCTATCTTGCCCTGGGCGATCTGGCCAATGCGCGACGTTTCGGTCTGCTGGCGGTTGCCGGCGCCATCCGCGACGAGTTCACCGATCCGCGGCGCACGGGTTACCTGGTGCTGTACCAGGTCGAGGAACGACTGGGGCACGCGCCGCAGGCGCTGGCGTACCACGAGCAGTACATGGCGGCGGACAAGGCGTATCTGGACGACATCGGCGCACGCAGCCTGGCCTTCCAGATCGTCGACCAGCAGTTGCTGGCACGCAAGGCGGACGTCGACGCACTGAACAAGCAGAACGAGATCCTTCGCCTGAGCGGCGCACTGGACCGCCAGCAGGTCGAGACCGGCCGCCTGTACATCTTCATCCTCGGGCTGGCCCTGGTGGCCATCGTCTGGCTGGTGCTGTGGCTGCGGCGTTCGCAGCTGCGCTTCATGAAGCTGGCGCGTCGCGACGGGCTCACCGGCATCTGCAACCGCGAGCACTTCGTCGAGCAGGCCGAGCGCGTGCTGGCTTATGGGGCGCGATCCGATCGTGGGCTGTGCCTGATCCTGTTCGATCTGGACCACTTCAAGAACGTCAACGACACCTTCGGCCACGCGGTGGGCGACGAGGTGCTCAAGCGCGCGGTGAACGTGTGCCGTCGATCGTTGCACGCGTGCGACGTGTTCGGTCGGCTGGGCGGCGAGGAGTTCGCCGTGCTGCTGCCGGACTGCAGTCCCGCGCAGGCCCGCGCCCGCGCCGAGCAGTTGCGCCTGTCCATCGCCGCCACCTCGGCCACGCCCTCGCATCCGGAACTGCAGGTCACCGCCAGCTTCGGTGTGGGCTCCACGCTGCAGTGCGGCTACGAACTGCACCGCCTTCTGGTGGTGGCCGACGCCGCGCTCTATCGTGCCAAGCGCGCCGGCCGCAACGGCGTCTTCATGGGTGACACCGGTGACATTCCGGATTCGCCGTACCTTACCGAGTCTGGGGCGTAG
- a CDS encoding OFA family MFS transporter has product MAAGLLARERTIAGPGFNRWLVPPAALAIHLCIGMAYGFSVFWLPMTKLVPGADAALCASQGFLDQLTTTTCNWTVPSVNHIFETFIAMLGLAAAIWGGWLEHAGPRKAGFIAACCWGGGLVLGGIGVAIHQLWLVYLGCGLLGGIGQGLGYITPVSTLIKWFPDRRGLATGFAIMGYGGGAMIGAPIAVKLMDVLKVGDVAGVANTLIAMGVLYFVVMSLGAFGFRVAPSGWKPAGYAPVVAKAPMISHGHVHLDRAWKTPQFWLIWGVLCMNVTAGIGVISMASPMLQDVFGGRLLGVDPGTALSAAQKASLAAAAAGLVGLISLFNSLGRLGWASASDVLGRKTTYCVFFILGIVLYCLLPMLGHRGLAALFVLTVCVILSMYGGGFATVPAYLADIFGTQMVGAIHGRLLTAWSVAGVAGPVLIAGIREAQLGAGVAKNLVYDRTLYLLAGLLLVGLVCNLLVRPVDPRLHMSEAELQRERALQHELRTTDASATAAARGAFGITGVLAWLAVGIPFLIGVWIALQKAAALL; this is encoded by the coding sequence ATGGCGGCAGGCTTGCTGGCACGGGAACGCACGATCGCGGGTCCGGGATTCAATCGCTGGCTGGTGCCCCCCGCGGCACTGGCCATTCACCTGTGCATCGGCATGGCCTACGGGTTTTCCGTGTTCTGGCTGCCGATGACGAAGCTGGTACCCGGCGCCGATGCCGCCCTGTGCGCGAGCCAGGGTTTCCTCGACCAGCTGACCACGACCACCTGCAATTGGACGGTGCCCTCGGTCAACCACATCTTCGAGACCTTCATCGCCATGCTCGGCCTGGCGGCGGCGATCTGGGGCGGCTGGCTGGAACATGCCGGACCGCGCAAGGCGGGCTTCATCGCCGCATGCTGCTGGGGCGGTGGCCTGGTGCTGGGCGGCATCGGCGTCGCCATCCACCAGCTGTGGCTGGTCTACCTCGGCTGTGGCCTGCTCGGCGGTATCGGGCAGGGGCTCGGCTACATCACGCCGGTATCGACGTTGATCAAGTGGTTTCCGGACCGCCGCGGACTGGCCACCGGCTTCGCCATCATGGGCTACGGCGGCGGCGCGATGATCGGCGCGCCGATCGCGGTGAAGCTGATGGATGTGTTGAAGGTCGGCGACGTGGCCGGCGTGGCGAACACGCTTATCGCCATGGGGGTGCTGTATTTCGTGGTGATGAGCCTGGGAGCCTTCGGTTTCCGTGTCGCGCCCAGTGGCTGGAAACCCGCCGGTTATGCACCGGTGGTGGCTAAGGCACCGATGATCAGCCACGGGCATGTCCATCTCGACCGCGCTTGGAAGACGCCACAGTTCTGGCTGATCTGGGGTGTGCTGTGCATGAACGTCACCGCCGGCATCGGCGTCATCTCCATGGCCAGCCCCATGCTGCAGGACGTGTTCGGCGGACGTCTGCTCGGTGTCGATCCGGGTACGGCGCTCAGTGCGGCGCAGAAGGCCTCGCTGGCCGCCGCCGCGGCGGGGCTGGTCGGCCTCATCAGCCTGTTCAATTCGCTGGGTCGCCTGGGGTGGGCATCGGCCTCCGATGTGCTTGGCCGCAAGACCACCTACTGCGTGTTCTTCATCCTCGGCATCGTTCTTTACTGCCTGCTGCCGATGCTCGGGCACAGGGGGCTGGCCGCGCTGTTCGTGCTGACCGTGTGCGTGATCCTGTCGATGTACGGCGGCGGGTTCGCCACGGTGCCCGCGTACCTGGCGGACATCTTCGGCACGCAGATGGTCGGCGCCATCCATGGGCGACTGCTGACGGCATGGTCGGTGGCGGGCGTCGCCGGTCCGGTGCTGATCGCCGGCATCCGCGAAGCCCAGCTGGGCGCGGGCGTCGCGAAGAACCTGGTGTACGACCGCACCCTTTACCTGCTGGCGGGCCTGCTGCTGGTGGGGCTGGTTTGCAACCTGCTGGTACGCCCGGTCGATCCCCGCCTGCACATGAGCGAGGCCGAGCTGCAACGCGAGCGGGCCTTGCAGCACGAGCTCCGGACCACCGACGCGAGCGCGACGGCCGCCGCGCGTGGCGCCTTTGGTATCACCGGCGTGCTCGCCTGGCTGGCGGTCGGCATCCCGTTCCTGATCGGCGTGTGGATCGCCTTGCAGAAAGCCGCTGCCTTGCTCTGA
- a CDS encoding TonB-dependent receptor, whose translation MPLPSRLLAAAPLLFPSLAWADDSRPPQTLDKVVVTASRTDQDAHTAPQTVVVIGRETIEQQLRLSSNTSDVLSNLIPSYTPSRGKMNGSGETLRGRTPLILVDGIPQSNPLRPTGREAHTIDYAMVERIEVIQGANAMNGLGATGGTINLITRRPEPGAVNQHLGVQTTIPTSSANSETAGYRADYRISGNRGRWDYLLGAGYEDQGLWRDGNGKAIGTDVTQGDLMATRAYDLHAKLGYWIDDNQELQFSTNRYRITSKAEYVTVPGDRDAGVPTTSARGTPPGTPPWNDVWTTGLSYTHHDLAGMELKAMVFNQRFEGLFGADNSSTFQDPRIAPVGTLYDQSRSVASKWGSKTSLGRGDLFDDHLKLTAGIDTLWDSGKQDLYGTGRTYVPESSFRSLAGFAQADVKLLPALTLQGGWRHEDSRLRIDSYRTLYRYNRVNVQGGSLSFKQNLFNAGLVYAPSDTFNVYTSYAEGFGMPDVGRVLRSINTVGTSVADLRALQPVLTRNTELGARLRTPDWEADVSVFQSRSAYGTRVIAVDGAFQMAREKTAIEGLDAALRYRVDDTHRLGVSYAWTRGRYDSDGDGRLDARLDGLNIAPNRVIATWSAQWTPQLSTFVQGQYAFDRHFDEAAKDFSGYALFDLGVDYVLPRGRLNLGVANLFDRQYITYYSQSALVEPARYFAGRGRTLTVGYSLDF comes from the coding sequence GTGCCCCTTCCTTCCCGGCTGCTCGCTGCCGCCCCGCTTCTTTTCCCGTCGCTCGCCTGGGCCGACGATTCCCGCCCGCCGCAGACGCTCGACAAGGTGGTGGTCACCGCCTCGCGCACCGACCAGGACGCGCATACGGCACCGCAGACGGTCGTGGTGATCGGCCGCGAAACCATCGAGCAACAGCTACGGCTCAGCAGCAACACCTCCGATGTGCTGTCGAACCTGATTCCTTCGTACACCCCGAGCCGCGGCAAGATGAACGGCAGTGGCGAGACCCTGCGAGGGCGCACGCCGTTGATCCTCGTCGACGGCATTCCGCAGTCCAACCCGCTGCGCCCCACCGGTCGCGAAGCGCACACCATCGATTACGCGATGGTGGAGCGCATCGAGGTGATCCAGGGTGCGAACGCCATGAACGGCCTGGGTGCCACGGGCGGCACGATCAACCTGATCACACGTCGTCCGGAACCCGGCGCCGTGAACCAGCACCTGGGCGTGCAGACGACCATCCCGACAAGCAGCGCCAACAGCGAAACGGCCGGTTACCGCGCGGATTACCGCATCAGCGGCAACCGCGGCCGCTGGGATTACCTGCTGGGTGCCGGGTACGAAGACCAGGGCTTGTGGCGCGACGGCAACGGCAAAGCCATCGGTACCGACGTGACGCAGGGCGACCTCATGGCCACGCGCGCGTACGACCTGCACGCGAAGCTCGGTTACTGGATCGACGACAACCAGGAACTGCAATTCAGCACCAACCGCTACCGCATCACGTCCAAGGCCGAGTACGTCACGGTGCCGGGCGATCGCGACGCCGGCGTTCCCACGACGTCCGCGCGCGGCACACCGCCGGGCACGCCACCGTGGAACGACGTCTGGACGACCGGACTCAGCTACACCCATCACGACCTGGCCGGCATGGAACTGAAGGCCATGGTCTTCAACCAGCGATTCGAAGGCCTGTTCGGCGCCGACAACTCATCCACGTTTCAGGACCCACGCATCGCGCCGGTCGGCACGCTTTACGACCAGTCGCGCTCCGTGGCGTCGAAATGGGGATCGAAGACCAGCCTGGGTCGGGGCGACCTGTTCGACGACCACCTGAAGCTGACCGCCGGCATCGACACGCTGTGGGACAGCGGCAAGCAGGACCTGTACGGCACCGGCCGCACCTATGTGCCGGAGTCCTCGTTCCGCAGCCTGGCGGGATTCGCCCAGGCCGACGTCAAGCTGCTTCCGGCACTGACCCTGCAGGGCGGGTGGCGCCATGAGGACTCGCGGCTGCGCATCGACAGCTACCGGACCCTCTACCGCTACAACCGCGTGAACGTGCAGGGCGGCTCGCTGTCGTTCAAGCAGAACCTGTTCAACGCGGGCCTGGTCTACGCACCGAGCGACACGTTCAACGTGTACACCAGCTACGCCGAAGGCTTCGGCATGCCCGATGTGGGCCGCGTGCTGCGCTCGATCAACACCGTCGGCACCTCGGTGGCCGACCTGCGCGCGCTGCAACCGGTGCTCACCCGCAACACCGAGCTCGGTGCGCGCCTGCGCACGCCCGACTGGGAAGCCGATGTCAGCGTGTTCCAGTCACGTTCGGCCTACGGCACACGCGTGATCGCCGTGGACGGCGCCTTCCAGATGGCGCGCGAGAAGACCGCTATCGAGGGCCTCGATGCCGCGCTGCGCTATCGCGTCGACGACACGCATCGTCTGGGCGTGTCGTATGCCTGGACGCGTGGCCGGTACGACAGCGATGGCGACGGACGCCTGGACGCACGCCTGGATGGCCTCAACATCGCACCCAACCGGGTCATCGCCACCTGGTCGGCACAGTGGACGCCCCAGCTGTCGACCTTCGTCCAGGGCCAGTACGCGTTCGACCGGCACTTCGACGAAGCCGCCAAGGATTTCAGCGGCTACGCGCTGTTCGACCTGGGCGTGGACTATGTCCTGCCCCGCGGCCGCCTGAACCTCGGCGTGGCGAACCTGTTCGACCGCCAATACATCACTTATTACTCCCAGAGTGCCCTGGTCGAACCGGCCCGCTACTTCGCGGGACGGGGCCGCACCCTCACCGTCGGTTACAGCCTGGATTTCTGA